A genomic window from Thermoanaerobacterales bacterium includes:
- a CDS encoding radical SAM protein has protein sequence MHLTPDELAARAEEAGSLLSECCLCGHECRIDRLGGEKGVCGAGDLAVISGYGPHFGEESVLVGTGGSGTIFFSRCNLRCVFCQNWEISALGEGDPVTPEELAEIMLDLQRQGCHNINLVSPTHYVPQILEALSLAAGKGLDLPIVYNTGGYDHLDTLKVLDGVIAIYMPDIKFGDDETARRYTGVKDYFTVAKKAVKEMHRQVGDLVVDEHGIAVRGLLVRHLVLPNGLAGTETVMEFLANEVSPRTYINIMDQYYPAYFAHRYPELSRRVTGAEYLEALRATRKASPHFRLAD, from the coding sequence ATGCATCTGACTCCGGATGAACTGGCGGCAAGGGCGGAAGAGGCCGGGTCCCTTCTCTCCGAATGCTGCCTTTGCGGACACGAATGCCGCATTGACCGCCTCGGCGGAGAAAAGGGGGTCTGCGGTGCCGGGGATCTGGCGGTCATCAGCGGCTACGGCCCACACTTCGGCGAAGAAAGCGTACTCGTGGGCACCGGGGGCTCCGGGACGATATTCTTCAGCCGCTGCAACCTGCGCTGCGTCTTCTGCCAGAACTGGGAGATCAGCGCCCTGGGCGAGGGCGACCCGGTCACCCCCGAAGAGCTGGCGGAAATCATGCTTGACCTGCAGCGCCAGGGCTGCCATAACATTAACCTCGTTTCCCCGACACACTACGTCCCGCAGATTCTCGAAGCCCTCTCTCTGGCCGCCGGTAAGGGGTTGGACCTGCCCATCGTCTACAACACCGGAGGCTACGACCATCTGGATACCCTGAAGGTCCTGGACGGCGTGATAGCCATCTATATGCCCGATATCAAGTTCGGCGACGATGAGACGGCCCGGCGTTACACAGGGGTAAAGGATTACTTTACCGTGGCCAAAAAGGCCGTGAAAGAGATGCACCGGCAGGTCGGCGACCTGGTCGTCGACGAGCACGGTATCGCCGTAAGGGGCCTCCTCGTGCGGCACCTGGTGCTGCCGAACGGGCTGGCCGGCACGGAAACGGTAATGGAGTTCCTGGCGAACGAAGTCTCCCCGCGGACCTACATCAACATCATGGACCAGTATTATCCCGCCTATTTCGCCCACCGCTATCCCGAACTCTCCCGCCGCGTCACCGGGGCCGAGTACCTGGAAGCCCTGCGGGCGACCAGAAAGGCAAGTCCTCATTTCCGCCTGGCGGATTAG
- a CDS encoding endospore germination permease, protein MLEDGRISAWQATGLLISTVLATAVLFVPAVTAAAAGRDAWLALLPAALLGGGIGWLAARLALRFPGETVIRFAPRLLGRIPGKVVGFLFVFYFFWAGYVILAEFHVLLGAAYLPRTPAVVHMGVLVLLAAFMVSRGLEIYARVNDLILPVLLLAALLVFLFTAKDIQVTYFQPLLENGPLPVLRAALTPGGWLAETAVILMLLPYITCTEQRRAARAVLLAAAVLTVVLVLVLVATLGNFGAGPTADVLFPTFMLIRQVHFETLPVFERQDPVFMLIWIAGMLVKVGAFFYAGLLALGQWLGLADYRPLVLPLGVLLVALAVQGFPNVVYLVRYVTETVPVFLLLVNGGLTAVLWLAAALRRGKRPS, encoded by the coding sequence GTGCTCGAGGACGGACGCATTTCAGCGTGGCAGGCGACCGGTCTCCTGATCAGCACCGTTCTGGCCACGGCGGTCCTCTTTGTCCCGGCGGTCACGGCCGCCGCGGCCGGGCGCGACGCCTGGCTCGCCCTTCTCCCCGCCGCCCTGCTGGGCGGCGGGATCGGGTGGCTGGCGGCCCGCCTTGCCCTGCGTTTCCCCGGGGAGACGGTGATCCGGTTCGCCCCGCGGCTCCTGGGGCGTATTCCGGGGAAGGTCGTCGGTTTCCTTTTCGTCTTCTACTTCTTCTGGGCGGGCTATGTCATCCTGGCCGAGTTCCACGTCCTGCTGGGCGCGGCCTACCTCCCGCGCACACCCGCCGTCGTGCACATGGGCGTGCTGGTGCTCCTGGCCGCCTTCATGGTCTCCCGCGGCCTGGAGATCTACGCCCGGGTGAACGACCTCATCCTGCCCGTCCTCCTCCTGGCCGCCCTGCTCGTCTTCCTGTTCACCGCCAAGGATATCCAGGTGACCTATTTTCAACCCCTCCTGGAAAACGGCCCGCTCCCCGTCCTGCGGGCGGCGCTCACCCCGGGCGGCTGGCTGGCGGAGACGGCGGTGATCCTGATGCTGCTGCCGTACATCACCTGCACCGAACAGCGCCGCGCCGCGCGGGCGGTCCTCCTCGCGGCGGCCGTCCTGACGGTAGTTTTGGTGCTGGTACTCGTGGCCACCCTGGGTAACTTCGGAGCCGGCCCGACCGCAGACGTGCTCTTCCCGACCTTCATGCTCATCCGGCAGGTGCATTTCGAGACCCTGCCGGTCTTCGAGCGCCAGGACCCGGTCTTCATGCTCATCTGGATTGCGGGGATGCTGGTCAAGGTCGGGGCCTTCTTCTACGCCGGCCTGCTGGCGCTTGGGCAATGGCTCGGCCTTGCCGATTACCGTCCCCTGGTCCTTCCCCTGGGCGTCCTGCTGGTCGCCCTGGCCGTGCAGGGCTTCCCGAACGTGGTCTACCTGGTGCGTTACGTTACCGAGACGGTGCCTGTCTTCCTTCTGCTGGTCAACGGCGGCCTGACGGCGGTGCTTTGGCTGGCCGCGGCGCTGCGGCGTGGCAAACGACCGTCATAA
- a CDS encoding endospore germination permease yields the protein MAREEGQISAFQAMNYEISIVLATAILFVPAITAQFARQDAWLSLLLAAAFGALVTYLAVRLALCFPGETVVQYAPRVLGRVIGKTVAFIYVFYYFFVAYFVQREFAELMNAAYLPRTPMVVVIGVLTLLAVYALFQGLEVLCRVNTVVLWSVLAAILLIVTMAAKELRLDPFQPVFENGPGPVILGAVAPGSWFGETAVILMLMPFIGRVDRPRMVKFNLLAVLILFVVLELIVVAAVGSLGPAQTAVKLFPTLSLVRHIDIPSLPIFSRQDAVFTIFWVGGMLFKLATFFYAGALGLAQWLGLKDYRPLLLPLAVILTVLAIQSWADVTELRSFSAEVFPFAITFVQFILTGLLLLAAVARRAAGEPGKGEET from the coding sequence TTGGCAAGGGAAGAGGGACAGATCTCGGCCTTCCAGGCCATGAACTACGAGATCAGCATCGTACTGGCCACGGCCATCCTCTTCGTGCCGGCGATCACGGCGCAGTTTGCCCGGCAGGACGCCTGGCTTTCCCTTCTCCTGGCCGCGGCCTTCGGCGCGCTGGTGACCTACCTGGCGGTACGGCTCGCCCTGTGCTTTCCCGGAGAGACGGTGGTCCAGTACGCGCCGCGGGTGCTCGGGCGTGTTATTGGCAAGACGGTCGCTTTCATTTACGTTTTCTACTACTTCTTTGTGGCCTATTTCGTGCAGCGGGAGTTCGCCGAGCTGATGAACGCCGCCTACCTGCCCCGTACCCCGATGGTCGTGGTCATCGGTGTGCTGACCCTGCTGGCCGTCTATGCCCTTTTCCAGGGCCTGGAGGTCCTCTGCCGGGTGAATACCGTTGTCCTGTGGAGCGTGCTGGCGGCGATCCTGCTGATCGTCACCATGGCCGCCAAGGAACTCCGGCTGGATCCCTTCCAGCCGGTGTTTGAAAACGGTCCCGGGCCGGTGATCCTCGGCGCGGTCGCCCCCGGTTCCTGGTTCGGGGAGACGGCGGTGATCCTGATGCTGATGCCCTTCATCGGCCGGGTCGACCGGCCCCGGATGGTGAAGTTCAACTTGCTCGCGGTGCTGATCCTGTTCGTTGTCCTAGAGCTGATCGTCGTCGCCGCCGTGGGAAGCCTCGGCCCCGCCCAGACGGCGGTCAAGCTCTTCCCGACCCTCTCCCTCGTGCGGCACATCGACATCCCGTCCCTGCCGATCTTCTCGCGCCAGGACGCCGTCTTCACCATCTTCTGGGTAGGGGGGATGCTCTTCAAGCTGGCCACCTTCTTCTATGCCGGCGCGCTGGGGCTGGCCCAATGGCTGGGCCTTAAGGACTATCGCCCCCTGCTTCTCCCCCTGGCCGTCATCCTGACCGTCCTCGCCATCCAGTCCTGGGCCGACGTCACGGAACTGAGGTCCTTCTCGGCCGAGGTCTTTCCCTTCGCTATCACCTTCGTGCAGTTCATCCTCACCGGACTGCTGCTGCTGGCGGCCGTGGCCCGGCGCGCGGCGGGGGAGCCCGGGAAAGGAGAAGAGACGTAG
- a CDS encoding spore germination protein, protein MGERDRRLIVRRLSEMLVRARAKREAAGEKAPGPGEGALPVAGPAGDAPARDAVNPAVRVPELEGVPLAASLDENVEVLHRVFRHNPGFVTREFLVAGETRAAVTFIEGLIDRNLVSKTVLKPLMQYDGSWPRKGSLLDTLRMAALTAAPVRTRQTLGDVARDVLEGCAVVLLDGEPRALAVESTGFPTRSVEEPVSESVVRGPREGFTESLAQNLTLVQRRLKTPNLAVVNYFLGRETRTHVSVLYLKGLANPEHVAELDRRLSRIGRDIDGVLESSNIEEMIADQPLSPFPQAMNTERPDRVAAALLEGRIAILVENTPFALVVPFEFMALMQSAEDYYQNYWFATAVRILRYVALAIALVGPAVYVAITTFHQEMIPERLLVQVVAARQGIPFPAVIEMLLIDYAFEILREAGIRLPRPVGQAVSIVGALVIGQAAIQAGLTSPLAVIIVALTGIASFTLPAFSLAFSVRVIRFPMTILGGILGLYGVIAGVLAIIIHLAGLRTLGLPYLGGFTPLHVSDLDDSVVRYPWWAMRTRPHELAKRNPRRLRRGLKPRPEP, encoded by the coding sequence ATGGGCGAAAGAGACCGGCGGCTGATCGTCCGCCGCCTGAGCGAGATGCTGGTCCGGGCGCGGGCGAAGCGGGAGGCCGCGGGGGAAAAGGCGCCGGGGCCGGGAGAGGGCGCGCTGCCCGTTGCGGGCCCTGCCGGCGACGCCCCGGCCCGGGACGCCGTGAACCCGGCCGTCCGTGTGCCCGAACTGGAAGGGGTGCCGCTGGCGGCATCCCTGGACGAAAACGTCGAGGTCCTGCACCGCGTCTTCCGGCACAACCCCGGCTTCGTTACCCGGGAGTTCCTGGTCGCCGGGGAGACGCGGGCGGCCGTAACCTTCATCGAGGGGCTGATCGACCGCAACCTGGTCAGCAAGACCGTCCTGAAACCCCTAATGCAGTACGACGGGTCTTGGCCCCGGAAAGGAAGTCTCCTGGATACCCTCCGCATGGCGGCCCTAACCGCCGCCCCGGTGCGCACAAGACAAACGCTCGGGGACGTGGCCCGTGACGTGCTGGAAGGGTGCGCGGTCGTCCTCCTGGACGGGGAGCCCCGCGCCCTGGCTGTGGAGAGCACCGGCTTCCCGACGCGCTCGGTCGAGGAGCCGGTCAGCGAGAGCGTGGTCCGCGGGCCGCGGGAGGGTTTCACCGAGTCCCTGGCGCAGAACCTGACCCTGGTGCAGCGCCGCCTGAAGACCCCGAACCTGGCGGTCGTCAATTACTTCCTGGGACGTGAAACCCGTACGCATGTGTCCGTGCTCTACCTCAAGGGGCTGGCCAACCCGGAGCACGTGGCGGAGCTTGACCGCCGGCTTTCACGGATCGGCCGGGACATCGACGGGGTGCTGGAAAGCTCCAATATCGAGGAAATGATCGCCGACCAGCCGCTCTCCCCCTTCCCCCAGGCGATGAACACCGAGCGCCCCGACCGGGTGGCTGCCGCCCTGCTGGAGGGCCGGATCGCCATCCTGGTCGAGAACACGCCTTTCGCCCTGGTCGTGCCCTTCGAGTTCATGGCCCTCATGCAGTCTGCGGAGGACTACTACCAGAACTACTGGTTCGCCACAGCGGTCCGCATCCTGCGCTATGTCGCCCTGGCCATCGCCCTGGTCGGACCGGCGGTCTACGTGGCCATCACCACCTTCCACCAGGAGATGATCCCGGAGCGATTGCTCGTGCAGGTCGTGGCCGCACGCCAGGGGATACCCTTCCCGGCGGTGATCGAGATGCTGCTCATCGACTACGCTTTCGAGATCCTGCGGGAGGCCGGGATCAGACTGCCCCGGCCGGTGGGCCAGGCGGTCTCCATCGTCGGGGCGCTGGTCATCGGCCAGGCGGCGATCCAGGCCGGCCTGACCTCGCCCCTGGCGGTCATCATCGTGGCCCTCACGGGAATCGCCTCCTTTACGTTGCCGGCGTTTTCCCTGGCCTTTTCCGTGCGGGTGATCCGTTTCCCCATGACCATCCTGGGCGGCATCCTGGGTCTCTACGGAGTCATCGCCGGGGTCCTGGCCATCATCATCCACCTGGCCGGGCTGAGGACGTTGGGCCTGCCCTACCTCGGGGGCTTCACCCCCCTGCACGTCTCCGACCTGGACGACAGCGTCGTCCGCTACCCCTGGTGGGCCATGCGCACCAGGCCGCACGAGCTGGCGAAGCGCAACCCGCGACGCCTGCGGCGGGGGCTGAAACCCCGGCCCGAGCCGTAG
- a CDS encoding Ger(x)C family spore germination protein codes for MGRGHPPVFGEKTVGADLRVRPCLGGLPRLFVTVAVVLLMTVVATGCWDKREAEDLGYVRSTALDRAPGGKVRLLVQVPSPRAIGGGGMAAITPAASIASKPYRNFEADGATVFDAIRQLALQSPRRLFWAQNGTVIFTEDLARQGIARHLDFFERSMEIRRRLNHVLVTPSEPNILLDIPAPHETNPSGRIERIIEQERQSSRFAVVNLSDFLEMLATEGQDVYCGVVRARRNPAFPGRVQDPNAPEPGLTLQLSGAAAFRGDRFAGYLTERETRGLLWAQNRLLGGAVTVPAPDGRSRVTLEIVRGKGRIVPAIEDGRLTATVKVTGVEADVAQSEGALDLSRPETVRALDRALSQAIEGEVLAAAVRAQELGADVLGVGAAFHRKFPRQWREMKADWAEIFPTVEVTARAEAAVRRTGLIEKGVTIKD; via the coding sequence ATGGGACGTGGACATCCCCCGGTCTTCGGGGAGAAAACTGTAGGGGCGGATCTCCGCGTCCGCCCGTGTTTAGGCGGTCTTCCGCGGCTCTTCGTGACGGTGGCGGTTGTGCTCCTGATGACGGTGGTTGCGACGGGGTGCTGGGACAAAAGGGAGGCCGAGGACCTGGGCTACGTACGGTCGACGGCGCTGGACCGCGCCCCGGGCGGTAAGGTGCGCCTGCTCGTCCAGGTGCCCAGCCCGCGGGCCATCGGCGGGGGCGGGATGGCGGCGATCACCCCCGCCGCCAGCATCGCCTCCAAGCCCTACCGGAACTTCGAAGCCGACGGGGCGACGGTCTTCGACGCCATCCGGCAACTGGCCCTGCAGTCCCCGCGGCGGCTGTTCTGGGCGCAGAACGGGACGGTCATCTTTACGGAGGACCTGGCGCGGCAGGGGATCGCCCGGCACTTGGACTTTTTCGAACGGAGTATGGAGATCCGCCGGCGTCTGAACCACGTCCTGGTAACGCCCAGCGAACCGAACATTCTGCTGGACATCCCCGCGCCGCATGAAACCAACCCCTCGGGGCGCATCGAGCGGATCATCGAACAGGAGCGGCAGTCCTCGCGCTTTGCGGTGGTCAACCTTTCGGATTTCCTTGAAATGCTGGCCACCGAGGGGCAGGACGTCTACTGCGGGGTGGTGCGCGCGCGGCGCAATCCCGCCTTCCCGGGGCGGGTGCAGGACCCGAACGCGCCGGAGCCCGGGCTGACCCTGCAATTGAGCGGCGCCGCGGCCTTCCGCGGCGATCGTTTCGCCGGCTACCTCACCGAGCGCGAGACACGCGGTCTCCTATGGGCGCAAAACCGGCTGCTGGGAGGGGCGGTCACCGTCCCGGCGCCGGACGGCCGGAGCCGGGTGACACTGGAGATCGTGCGCGGCAAGGGGCGCATCGTCCCTGCCATCGAGGACGGGCGGCTCACCGCGACGGTGAAGGTCACGGGGGTGGAGGCTGACGTCGCCCAGAGCGAGGGCGCCCTGGACCTGTCGCGCCCGGAGACGGTCCGCGCTCTGGACCGCGCCCTTTCGCAGGCCATCGAGGGGGAGGTCCTGGCCGCGGCCGTGCGAGCGCAGGAACTCGGGGCGGACGTTCTCGGGGTGGGGGCGGCCTTCCACCGGAAGTTCCCGCGCCAGTGGCGGGAGATGAAGGCCGACTGGGCGGAGATCTTCCCCACGGTGGAGGTCACGGCGCGCGCCGAGGCGGCCGTCCGGCGAACAGGTCTGATCGAAAAGGGCGTAACGATCAAAGACTGA
- a CDS encoding endospore germination permease, producing the protein MVREEGRISAFQAMNYEISIVLATAILFVPAITAQYARQDAWLSLIVAGVFGILVTYMAVRLAQRFPRETVVQYAPRVLGPVVGKAVAFVYVFYYLFVAYFVQREFSELMNTAYLLKTPPIVIIALLTLLAVYVLYQGLEVLCRVNTVVLWSILASIVLIVALGAKEIRLDAFQPVLEHGAGPVVLGAVAPGSWFGETAVVLMLMPFISSAEQPRMVRFNLLAVLVLFLVMEMIVVASIGRFGIEQAATKVFPTLSLARHITVPALPIVERQDPVFMIFWVAGMLFKLATFFYAGTLALAQWLNLKDYRPLVLPVAVIISVLAMQSWTGIVELKSFSAEVFPLAITFVQFLLTGLILAAALVRGTAPEPETGGGAKGVGR; encoded by the coding sequence ATGGTACGCGAAGAAGGGCGGATTTCGGCCTTCCAGGCCATGAATTACGAGATCAGCATTGTCCTGGCGACGGCGATCCTCTTCGTTCCCGCCATCACCGCCCAGTACGCCCGCCAGGACGCATGGCTTTCTCTGATCGTGGCCGGGGTCTTCGGGATACTGGTCACGTACATGGCGGTGCGCCTGGCCCAGCGCTTCCCGCGGGAGACCGTCGTCCAGTACGCCCCCCGGGTGCTCGGGCCGGTGGTCGGCAAGGCGGTCGCCTTCGTCTACGTTTTCTACTACCTTTTCGTTGCTTACTTCGTGCAGCGCGAGTTCTCGGAGCTGATGAACACGGCGTACCTCCTCAAGACGCCGCCGATCGTGATCATCGCTCTGCTGACGCTGCTGGCCGTCTATGTACTTTACCAGGGCCTGGAGGTCCTCTGCCGGGTGAACACCGTTGTCCTCTGGAGCATCCTGGCGTCCATCGTCCTCATCGTCGCCCTCGGGGCGAAGGAGATCCGGCTGGACGCTTTTCAGCCGGTGTTGGAGCACGGCGCCGGGCCGGTGGTGCTCGGGGCGGTCGCGCCCGGCTCCTGGTTCGGGGAGACGGCGGTCGTCCTGATGCTGATGCCCTTCATCAGTTCGGCTGAACAGCCCCGCATGGTGAGGTTCAACCTCCTGGCGGTCCTGGTCCTCTTCCTGGTTATGGAGATGATCGTCGTGGCCTCCATCGGACGGTTCGGCATCGAGCAGGCCGCCACCAAGGTCTTTCCGACCCTTTCGCTGGCGCGGCACATCACTGTTCCGGCGCTGCCCATCGTTGAACGCCAGGACCCCGTCTTCATGATTTTCTGGGTGGCGGGGATGCTCTTCAAGCTGGCCACTTTCTTTTACGCGGGTACACTGGCCCTGGCCCAGTGGCTTAACCTGAAGGACTACCGTCCCCTGGTCTTGCCCGTGGCGGTCATCATCTCAGTCCTGGCCATGCAGTCCTGGACGGGCATCGTCGAACTGAAGTCCTTTTCGGCGGAGGTTTTTCCCCTGGCCATCACCTTCGTCCAGTTCCTGCTCACCGGCCTCATCCTGGCGGCGGCCCTGGTCCGGGGCACGGCCCCGGAGCCGGAGACGGGAGGGGGTGCGAAGGGTGTCGGAAGGTAA
- a CDS encoding spore germination protein — translation MSEGKRRRFVRRLSEMLRRMGQAAGGRRAPQATGGVKDFCDLKELEKVPLTVSLDENLAMLRRVLGDSPGFNVRELLVAGERRAALLFIEGLVNRQLVTVGILRPLMGMDRKSYPSSGSGRLLDAVRATAVAVAPTRECRSAGQVVRDVLDSAAVVLLDGEPRALTVEVTGFPTRSIEEPVSETAVRGPRDGFTESLAQNLTMIQRRLKTPNLAVENHFLGRETHTQVAVLYLKGRADPKRVAELRRRLERIGDHVDAVLESSYIEEMIADQPLSPFPQAMNTERPDRVAAALLEGRIAILVENTPFALVVPFEFMALMQSAEDYYQNYWFGSAIRVLRYISLAIALVGPAIYVAITTFHQEMIPERLLVQVVAARQGIPFPAVIEMLLIDYAFEILREAGIRLPRPVGQAVSIVGALVIGQAAIQAGLTSPLAVIIVALTGIASFAVPAFSLAFAIRFIRFPLTILGGVFGLYGVIIGVLAVIIHLAGLRTLGVPYLAGFTPLHVSDLKDSAVRFPWWAMRRRPHELSKDDPRRQGPGLKPGPEA, via the coding sequence GTGTCGGAAGGTAAACGGCGGCGGTTCGTCCGCCGGCTGAGCGAGATGCTTCGCCGCATGGGTCAAGCCGCCGGCGGGCGTCGGGCGCCGCAGGCGACGGGCGGCGTGAAGGACTTCTGTGACCTTAAGGAACTGGAAAAAGTGCCGCTCACGGTGTCCCTCGACGAGAACCTGGCGATGCTGCGCCGCGTTCTCGGAGACAGCCCCGGCTTCAACGTGCGGGAACTGCTGGTGGCCGGAGAGAGGCGCGCAGCTTTGCTGTTCATCGAGGGTTTGGTCAACCGGCAACTGGTAACCGTCGGCATCTTGCGGCCCCTGATGGGCATGGACCGTAAATCCTACCCGTCTTCCGGGAGTGGCCGTCTCCTGGACGCCGTCCGGGCGACCGCCGTCGCTGTCGCCCCGACACGCGAATGCCGGTCGGCCGGCCAGGTGGTCCGTGACGTGCTGGACAGCGCCGCGGTGGTTCTCCTGGACGGGGAGCCCCGGGCTCTGACCGTGGAGGTCACCGGGTTCCCCACCCGGTCCATCGAGGAGCCGGTGAGCGAGACCGCGGTCCGCGGCCCGCGGGACGGCTTCACCGAGTCCCTGGCCCAGAACCTGACCATGATCCAGCGCCGGCTCAAGACCCCCAACCTGGCCGTGGAGAACCACTTCCTGGGTCGGGAAACCCATACCCAGGTGGCGGTGCTCTACCTCAAGGGGCGCGCCGACCCGAAACGCGTGGCGGAACTGCGCCGGCGCCTGGAGCGGATCGGCGACCATGTGGACGCCGTACTGGAAAGCTCCTACATCGAGGAAATGATCGCCGACCAGCCGCTCTCTCCCTTCCCCCAGGCGATGAACACCGAGCGCCCCGACCGGGTGGCCGCCGCCCTACTGGAGGGCCGGATCGCCATCCTGGTCGAGAACACGCCTTTCGCCCTGGTCGTGCCCTTCGAGTTCATGGCCCTCATGCAGTCAGCGGAGGATTACTACCAGAACTACTGGTTCGGCTCAGCCATCCGTGTTCTCCGCTACATCTCCCTGGCCATCGCCCTGGTGGGGCCCGCGATCTACGTGGCCATCACCACCTTCCACCAGGAGATGATCCCGGAGCGATTGCTCGTGCAGGTCGTTGCCGCGCGCCAGGGGATACCCTTCCCGGCGGTCATCGAGATGCTGCTCATCGACTACGCCTTCGAGATCCTGCGGGAGGCCGGCATCCGGCTGCCGCGCCCGGTGGGCCAGGCGGTCTCCATCGTCGGGGCGCTGGTCATCGGCCAGGCGGCTATCCAGGCCGGCCTGACCTCGCCCCTGGCGGTCATCATCGTGGCCCTCACGGGGATTGCATCCTTCGCCGTGCCGGCCTTTTCCCTGGCCTTCGCGATACGCTTCATCCGTTTCCCGTTGACTATCCTGGGCGGGGTCTTCGGGTTGTACGGGGTCATCATCGGGGTGCTGGCCGTCATCATTCACCTGGCCGGGCTGCGCACACTGGGCGTACCCTACCTGGCGGGTTTTACGCCCCTGCACGTCTCCGACCTGAAGGACAGTGCCGTCCGTTTTCCGTGGTGGGCCATGCGCCGCCGGCCGCACGAACTGTCCAAGGACGACCCGCGCCGGCAGGGTCCGGGCCTGAAGCCCGGGCCGGAGGCATAG
- a CDS encoding Ger(x)C family spore germination protein, which translates to MRHVHPPDAVRPKTVKADTSDGTRPAPRLLLVLAVLLLAGGLAAGCWDKREAEDLAYVRATVVDCGPEGGVRILAQVPNPRAIGGGIMAAITPGVSVASKPYRNYVADGRTIFEAIRRMSLASPRRLFWGQNALVVFCEGMAREGLAPHLDFFERSQEIRRRLVSILITPSDPYRLFDIPGTHEPAPAGRIERIIEHEELSSRFAVVSLSEFFRMLAAEGQEAYCGVVRMRPNPARPSTAQQPEAPEPDPVLELSGAAAFRGDRLAGYLDERETRGLLWVRNKVRGGEVTAPGPSGGYVTLEVGPGKARIIPAIREGRLLATLEVKGVDALVAESESPLDLTRPEAVRALEKALVRGIEDDMLAAAARAQTLGSDVLGVGAAFHRKYPDEWREMKENWPEIFPTVEITAHAEASIRRTGFIERGMTIKN; encoded by the coding sequence ATGAGGCATGTGCATCCGCCGGACGCCGTCCGCCCAAAAACCGTAAAGGCCGATACCTCCGACGGCACGCGGCCCGCACCCCGTTTACTCCTTGTGCTCGCGGTCCTGCTCCTGGCCGGCGGGCTTGCCGCCGGGTGCTGGGACAAGAGGGAGGCCGAGGACCTGGCCTACGTGCGGGCGACGGTGGTCGACTGTGGACCGGAAGGGGGTGTCCGCATACTCGCCCAGGTGCCCAACCCCCGCGCCATCGGCGGCGGCATAATGGCGGCGATCACTCCCGGCGTGAGTGTCGCCTCGAAACCCTACCGCAATTATGTGGCTGACGGGAGAACGATCTTCGAGGCCATCCGGCGGATGTCCCTCGCCTCCCCGCGGCGGTTGTTCTGGGGGCAGAACGCGCTGGTCGTCTTCTGCGAGGGAATGGCGCGCGAGGGTCTCGCGCCGCACCTGGATTTTTTCGAGCGTAGCCAGGAGATCCGCCGGCGTCTGGTCAGCATTCTGATCACCCCGAGCGATCCCTACCGGCTGTTCGACATCCCCGGCACGCACGAGCCGGCTCCGGCGGGCCGTATCGAGCGCATCATTGAGCATGAGGAACTGTCCTCGCGCTTCGCGGTGGTCAGCCTGAGCGAGTTCTTCAGGATGCTGGCCGCCGAGGGGCAGGAGGCTTACTGCGGCGTGGTGCGGATGCGGCCCAACCCGGCCCGCCCCTCCACGGCGCAGCAGCCCGAGGCGCCCGAACCCGACCCGGTCCTGGAACTGAGCGGCGCGGCGGCCTTCCGGGGTGACCGGCTCGCCGGCTACCTGGACGAGAGGGAGACACGCGGCCTGCTCTGGGTGAGGAATAAGGTGCGCGGAGGGGAGGTCACCGCTCCCGGCCCTTCGGGCGGTTATGTCACCCTGGAGGTCGGACCTGGAAAGGCGCGGATCATTCCCGCCATCCGGGAGGGGCGTCTCCTGGCGACGCTGGAGGTGAAGGGGGTGGATGCGCTCGTCGCTGAGAGCGAAAGTCCGCTGGATCTGACCCGCCCGGAAGCGGTGCGCGCCCTGGAAAAGGCGCTGGTCCGGGGAATCGAGGATGATATGCTGGCTGCGGCCGCCCGGGCGCAGACCCTGGGCTCCGACGTGCTCGGCGTGGGGGCGGCCTTTCACCGGAAGTATCCGGATGAATGGCGGGAGATGAAGGAGAACTGGCCGGAGATCTTCCCCACCGTCGAGATCACGGCGCATGCCGAGGCCAGCATCCGGCGCACGGGCTTCATCGAACGGGGGATGACGATCAAGAACTAG